The genomic DNA TcagtgtgactctctctctctccagacatcTCCTTCAATGTGACTCTCTCTCCAGACATCTCCTTcagtgtgactctctctctctccagacatctcctccttcagtgtgactctctctctctccagacatcTCCTTCAGTGTGACTCTCTCTCCAGACACCTCCTTcagtgtgactctctctctctccagacatcTCCTTCAATGTGACTCTCTCTCCAGACATCTCCTTcagtgtgactctctctctctccagacatcTCCTTCAATGTGACTCTCTCTCCAGACATCTCCTTcagtgtgactctctctctccagacatctcctccttcagtgtgactctctctctctccagacatctcctccttcagtgtgactctctctctctccagacatcTCCTTCAATGTGACTCTCTCTCCAGACATCTCCTCCTTCaatgtgactctctctctccagacatcTCCTTCAATGTGACTCTCTCTCCAGACATCTCCTCCTTCAATGTGACTCTCTCTCCAGACATCTCCTCCTTCAATGTGACTCTCTCTCCAGACATCTCCTCCTTCAATGTGACTCTCCAGACATCTCCTCCTTcagtgtgactctctctctccagacatcTCCTCCTTCAGAGTGACTCTCTCTCTGCTCCTGCCCCGGTGTTAACGCTGCCCTCTTGTGTTCAGGTCTGAAGGGCTCCCTGGACAGGCTGCAGCTGGACTATGTGGACATCGTGTTCGCAAACAAGACGGACACCAACTGCCCCATGGAAGGTAAAACCGGGCTagacagagttcacacaaactgttttaaaatgtcaataaTGGCAGGGCTGGCTCACAGTGTAAagtcctgtgtgtgtctctgtgtggcagGGCTGGCTCACAGTGTaaagtcctgtgtgtgtgtgtgtgtgtgtgtgtggcagggctgGCTCACAGTGTaaagtcctgtgtgtgtgtgtgtgtgtgtgtggcagggctgGCTCACAGTGTaaagtcctgtgtgtgtgtgtgtgtgtgtggcagggctgGCTCACAGTGTAAAGTcctgtgcctgtgtctctgtgttgcagAGGTGGTCCGCGCCATGACGTTCGTTATCGATCATGGGATGGCAATGTACTGGGGCACGTCCCGCTGGAGTGCAATGGAAATCATGGTGAGGAGAGACTGCCAGGGGAGTCCCGCTACCCTGGGACAGCTCGGGACTGCTcgggcttttcaactcgcaatgCATGCTGGTGCGTCTGACCTGTCTCACAGCAGGACTGCGTGGAGCAGAATGCATTGCTTTGAAAGAAGGTGTCGCTGcggagtacacacacacacacacacacacacacacaaaatatttaaggatcaacacaaaaaatgttaattatttaattttaaaaaaattcacGGCATTTCAGACAAAtcccttcagctgtgtagaaatatatatatgagTTTTTTTCTTGGGTGTAcgcaaaatatttaaatgatgaaacatttttttaaaaataattttaaaccttATGTGCACATACAGAAAAAGTGTACATTCTATCCTTTCTGACCCGCACGCAcgcctcacagacacacacacgcacacacgcacgcacgcacgcctcacagacacacgcatgcacacacgcacgcacgcacgcacacctcacagacacacgcacacacgcacgcacgcctcacagacacacgcacgcacacacgcacgcacgcacgcacgcacgcctcacagacacacgcacgcacacacacacacacacacacacatacacacacacacactgacacacacacacacacacacacacgcacacgtgcTGCCCTATTCCTGTGTGTATTCAGGTCTCTCAATGCTGCTGTCAGTTGCTGACTGGGTGTATTTCTCTCCTCCCGCCACTAGGAGGCGTACTCCGTGGCGCGGCAGTTCAATCTGATCCCTCCGATCTGCGAGCAGGCCGAGTACAACCTGTTCCAGCGGGACAAGGTGGAGGTGCAGCTCCCCGAACTCTTCCACAAGATCGGTGAGTCAGGGGCCCGCCCGGGCTCAGGGGCCACGAGGCAACGTGCAGCTCGGAACCCACtgcaattataattattaatgaTTAGTCAtatagcagacgcttttatccaaagtgactcacagagactaggggggtgaactctgcatcatcaacaactgctgctgctgctgcagagtcacttccaatcggACTGGCTTAATTTAATACCTGacgatttttttaaaactcttctTAAAGGCTAGTGTTTTCTGTGCTTCCATTGAAAATGAATAATCATAAaaactgtctctgtctgtgtgtctgtgtgcctgtctgtctgtctgtgtgcctgtctgtctgtctgtgcctgtctgtctgtctgtctgtctgtctgtctgtctgtctgtctgtctgtgtgtctgtgtgcctgtctgtctgtgcctgtctgtctgtctgtctgtgtgtctgtcaggggTGGGCACGATGACCTGGTCCCCCCTGGCGTCGGGTCTCATCACGGGGAAGTACTGCGAGAGGGTTCCTGACTCTTCCAGAGCTGCGATGAAGGTAGGAGAGCCCGCCCCCTTTTCTCTCTGCCAGTCCGTCAGACAGCCGGGTCGGTCGGACTCCCCTTTAGAAAAGCTTCTCGCAGtggaagcattgcaaagtgtagtcaagcacagtgaaagcacggtgaagcacaggcaagcactgTCCTTCAAAGAGGATggggattttaaaaaggaactggaaatGCATTTTTGAACTGGGGgcgggacaggaattaacccgaCCCTGAGGGGGGATTTGATCTGTTCTGGGCCTGACAAAGATATCTAGCGAGCGAGGGAGCGAGTGAGGGGGTCTGAATAGGTGGACGAAACAGGGAACACAAACCAGCAGTACATGTCTGTGTGTCCTGACCCCCTTCCCctgtccctctccccctctctacctctccccctccacccctcttcctctctctccttctccctctctccccctctctccctccccctctctctctaggGGTACCAGTGGCTGAAAGAGAAGCTGGGGAGTGAGGAAGGCCAACGACAGCAATCGAAAATAAAAGAGCTCCACCTGCTGGCTGATAGAATGAACTGCACCATCACCCAGCTAGCCATTGGTAAATTGTACcactgcttatatatatatatatatatatatatatatatatatatatatatatatatatatatatatatatatatatattgctgtcgGTTTAATCATGAAATCTCTATTATTCCTTCATACAGTGGAATGCAACCTGCTGGAATAATGTTGCCTTGTTAACATAGTGAATTCCACACCAGCGCTTTGCAGTTATCTCCAGATACTTAAcagaaaaattttaaaaaatggcattctgaaatctaacatgaaacactgcactgtgttacttatgatgactttatatatatataaagcgatGCCATttggtagtttttattttttatttacatcattttaaatattttatttaacatcatatttatttatttatgtctttattttttattgtgtctcAGTCCTGAATTTGTAGCTGATTCAAATGGTTTGTCTGTAGCTGTAGATAGCGATGGTTTCTCTGCCCTGTTGTAACACGCTGTGTttcctgtgccccccccccctcgcccCCCCAGCGTGGTGCCTGCGCAGTGAAGGGGTCAGCGCCGTGCTCCTCGGGGTCTCCAGCGTGGAGCAGCTTGTCGAAAACCTGGCGTCCATACGGGTAGGAGTGAGAGAACCtgtcatcatcattattattattattattattattattattattattattattattaatgagtcattcagcagacgcttttatccaaagtgacttacagagactaggggggtgaactccaAAATGCCTTTTACAGAAGCAGAATGCTGGGCTAATGCAGACTCTCTTCTCTCTTCAGGTCTTGGGCCACATGAACCCCCAAACTGTGAGCGAAATCGACAGCATTCTGGGGAACAAGCCTCACGCCAAGAAGGAACCGCGGgcgtgaggagagagagagagagagagagagagagagagagagaggagagagagagagagagagagagagagagatagatttcCTCTCTGCTTTCATCTATGCATGTCTTTACAACATATCgcttctataataataataataataataataataataatgatgatgaataCAATCTGCAGCAGCCTTCTTTCAATCCTCTTCTTCCTCGCATCCTTTTCGACGGACGGGAGACGCTCTTTCTCCTCCTGAACAGCATCAGTCCTTCTCTTCCACAGGACCGGCTGTATATCTCCAGCACCTACCAGGGCTGTCTCATTTTAAACCAATCAGCTTCTAGGCTCCAGCCCCTTAAGAGCAGGCGTGGTCACGGCCGGCCGATGGGAAGGaggcatgccccccccccccccagcaccccCCCAGCACCCCCACCCCTAGGGACAGTCAAAGTCAGTCTGGAAGAATAAGGGaatactgtgaaaaaatataacatttcaaaactCAGCACTGTGATTAGACTATTCAGAGTGGGCGGGACTGGATTTGCAACTAGTGGCTGGTGATTGGCTCTGCTGGCTTGGAAGGTGAAACGGCAGCCGAGGCCAGCTGACTCTATATACAGTAAACTGCCCAGCATGCACTGGGACATTATTTATATAGGAatgcaatctatatatatatatatctatatataatgtgtgtgtggtgtgtttctctctctgtggAGAGACAAGCTGCATTAATGAATCCTCCAGTCTTCCATTAGCTTGCTGTGTGTTTATATAGCGACTAGCGCACCTGAACTGGGTCGATTTCATGAACCAGAAAAGCCGTCcttccctcagctttacaatCAGAGTACCAACATCCAGGAAGGTTAActcctttatttttttaaagccgaTCGGAAGCGAATTTTCCTGAAGTGCTTTTTCATGCCGGCGCCCCGGATGAGAGGACGTCTCGGATTGTAAAGGCGAGGGAAGGACGGCTTTTCTCGCTTTTTGAAATCTGTGCGCTGACGAATGGGTTTGTTTGATTGATTTAAACGCGGCGCATCTTAAAGGCGGCTACGAGTATGCGTGaatccgcacacacacacactcctaatTTGCTCTGAAGAGAGCTAGTCTAAATGACTTCCCCTTTAAAGCAAGAGAACTATTCTAAATGACTTCCCCTTTAAGACAGCTATTCTAAATGACTTCCCCTTTAAGACAGCTATTCTGAATTACTTCCCCTTTAAGACAGCTATTCTAAATGACTTCCCCTTTAAGACAGCTATTC from Acipenser ruthenus unplaced genomic scaffold, fAciRut3.2 maternal haplotype, whole genome shotgun sequence includes the following:
- the LOC117404443 gene encoding voltage-gated potassium channel subunit beta-2-like isoform X1, which produces MFAGASRGGGGGGGGGGGKGGKFSVEELYGISNNKRPKPAPATLLKTGTSKTRDSGSKGELTSQILEAARKLMDKRRTERYLRECGVSPTEGVAERTGMPYRNLGKSGLRVSCVGLGTWVTFGSQITDETAESLVTLAYESGVNLFDTAEVYASGRAETTLGNILKKKGWRRSSFVITTKIYWGGQAETERGLSRKHIIEGLKGSLDRLQLDYVDIVFANKTDTNCPMEEVVRAMTFVIDHGMAMYWGTSRWSAMEIMEAYSVARQFNLIPPICEQAEYNLFQRDKVEVQLPELFHKIGVGTMTWSPLASGLITGKYCERVPDSSRAAMKGYQWLKEKLGSEEGQRQQSKIKELHLLADRMNCTITQLAIAWCLRSEGVSAVLLGVSSVEQLVENLASIRVLGHMNPQTVSEIDSILGNKPHAKKEPRA
- the LOC117404443 gene encoding voltage-gated potassium channel subunit beta-3-like isoform X2 → MQVSMACTEHNLKSRLSDDRLCGVRSSSSAAAGGSCPSGGQLGNGSGHYHHPQVKGRTAVSVAVPTRNGYHSLAHLPIFLKETTGRSTGMKYRNLGKSGLRVSCVGLGTWVTFGSQITDETAESLVTLAYESGVNLFDTAEVYASGRAETTLGNILKKKGWRRSSFVITTKIYWGGQAETERGLSRKHIIEGLKGSLDRLQLDYVDIVFANKTDTNCPMEEVVRAMTFVIDHGMAMYWGTSRWSAMEIMEAYSVARQFNLIPPICEQAEYNLFQRDKVEVQLPELFHKIGVGTMTWSPLASGLITGKYCERVPDSSRAAMKGYQWLKEKLGSEEGQRQQSKIKELHLLADRMNCTITQLAIAWCLRSEGVSAVLLGVSSVEQLVENLASIRVLGHMNPQTVSEIDSILGNKPHAKKEPRA